A single genomic interval of Camelus ferus isolate YT-003-E chromosome 24, BCGSAC_Cfer_1.0, whole genome shotgun sequence harbors:
- the CEP76 gene encoding centrosomal protein of 76 kDa isoform X1 — protein sequence MSLPPEKASELKQLIHQQLSKMDVHGRIREILAETIREELAPDQQQLSTEDLIKALKRRGIIDDVMKELNFVSDNVDQEPPSSPKQPVCFTDRQSTLLKKTNIDPTRRYLYLQVLGGKAFLEHLQEPEPLPGQACSTFTLCLHFRNQRFRSKPVPCACEPDFHDGFLLEVHRENLGDGTRMADSTAMLSISDPVHMVLIKTDIFGETTLVASYFLEWRSVLGSENGVTSLTVELMGVGTESKVSVGILNVKLEMYPPLNQTLSQEVVNTQLALERQKTAEKERLFLVYAKQWWREYLQIRPSHSSRLVKIFAQDENGINRPVCSYVKPLRAGRLLDTPRQAARFVNVLGYERAPVIGGGGRQEQWCTLLAFLCRNKGDCEDHATLLCSLLLGFGLEAFVCVGTKAKGVPHAWVMTCGTDGAITFWESLTGHRYIHKPASPDEPPAAEQPKPLYPYRTIGCVFNHQMFLGNCQPSDSVEICVFDLNDESKWKPMSEEAIKSVCAPGATVSLPPFPPLCASTMDASVTSNEIEMQLRLLVSEHRKDLGLTTVWEDQLSYLLSPALASYEFERTTSISAGNEEFQDAIRRAVPDGHTFKGFPIHFVYRNARRAFATCLRSPFCEEIICCRGDQVRLAVRVRVFTYPESACAVWIMFACKYRSVL from the exons ATGTCGCTGCCTCCGGAGAAGGCGTCCGAGCTGAAGCAGCTCATCCACCAGCAGCTGAGCAAG ATGGATGTCCATGGTAGGATAAGAGAAATCCTGGCTGAGACCATACGGGAAGAATTGGCACCTGATCAACAACAGTTATCAACGGAAGATTTGATCAAAGCCCTTAAACGCCGGGGAATCATTGATGATGTGATGAAAGaacttaattttgtttct GATAATGTTGATCAAGAACCCCCTTCATCTCCAAAACAACCTGTTTGCTTTACTGACAGACAATCAAcgttgttaaaaaaaa CTAATATTGATCCAACACGGAGGTATCTTTACCTTCAGGTTTTGGGTGGAAAAGCTTTCTTGGAACATCTGCAGGAACCTGAGCCTTTACCAGGACAAGCTTGTTCAACGTTTACTTTATGTTTACATTTCCGAAATCAACGTTTTCGTTCTAAACCTGTTCCATGTGCCTGTGAACCAGATTTTCATGATGGCTTTTTACTTGAAGTCCACAGAGAAAACTTAG GCGATGGAACTAGAATGGCTGATTCAACAGCAATGTTATCAATAAGTGACCCAGTTCACATGGTGCTGATCAAAACAGACATATTTGGTGAGACCACTTTAGTAGCATCCTATTTTCTGGAATGGCGATCGGTTTTGGGCTCGGAAAATGGAGTGACCAGTCTTACTGTGGAACTTATGGGTGTAG GCACAGAATCGAAAGTTTCTGTgggaattttaaatgtaaaacttgaGATGTACCCACCACTCAATCAGACATTATCACAGGAAGTAGTGAACACACAG ctTGCTTTGGAACGTCAGAAAACTGCAGAGAAAGAGCGGTTATTTCTTGTATATGCCAAACAGTGGTGGAGAGAGTATTTGCAAATACGGCCCTCGCACAGCTCACGGCTGGTGAAGATTTTTGCACAG gatGAAAATGGGATAAACAGACCAGTCTGTTCTTACGTCAAACCACTTCGAGCTGGGAGGCTTCTGGATACTCCCAGGCAAGCGGCAAGATTTGTCAACGTCCTTGGCTATGAAAGAGCCCCTGTTATTGGAGGAGGGGGCAGACAGGAGCAGTGGTGCACTCTGCTGGCCTTTCTCTGCAGGAACAAG GGTGACTGTGAAGACCACGCCACCCTCCTGTGCAGCCTGCTCCTTGGGTTCGGGCTGGAGGCCTTCGTCTGCGTCGGGACCAAGGCAAAGGGAGTGCCCCACGCGTGGGTGATGACTTGTGGGACTGATGGAGCCATCACTTTCTGGGAGAGCTTAACAGGGCACAG GTACATCCACAAACCGGCAAGCCCTGACGAGCCTCCAGCTGCCGAGCAGCCCAAACCGCTGTACCCGTATCGGACAATTGGTTGTGTTTTCAACCATCAGATGTTTCTGGGGAATTGCCAGCCCTCTGACTCAGTAGAAATCTGTGTATTTGATTTGAATGATGAATCCAAGTGGAAACCCATGAGTGAAGAAGCCATTAAGTCTGTCTGTGCTCCAGGAGCCACAgtgtcccttcctcccttcccgcCGCTGTGCGCCTCCACAATGGATGCCTCGGTGACAAGCAATGAGATAGAGATGCAGCTGAGGCTGCTGGTGTCAGAGCACAGGAAG GATCTTGGCCTTACCACTGTCTGGGAAGACCAGCTCTCCTATCTCTTGTCACCAGCGTTGGCTTCGTATGAATTCGAGCGTACGACAAGTATCTCTGCAGGCAATGAGGAATTCCAGGACGCCATTCGGAGGGCCGTACCTGATGGGCACACCTTCAAAGGGTTCCCCATACACTTTGTGTATAGAAACGCAAGGCGTGCGTTTGCCACTTGTCTTCG GTCTCCTTTCTGTGAAGAGATAATCTGCTGCCGTGGAGACCAGGTGCGGCTGGCAGTTCGTGTTCGAGTGTTTACTTACCCTGAGTCTGCGTGTGCTGTTTGGATCATGTTTGCTTGTAAATATCGCTCAGTATTATAG
- the CEP76 gene encoding centrosomal protein of 76 kDa isoform X3, translated as MSLPPEKASELKQLIHQQLSKMDVHGRIREILAETIREELAPDQQQLSTEDLIKALKRRGIIDDVMKELNFVSDNVDQEPPSSPKQPVCFTDRQSTLLKKNFHDGFLLEVHRENLGDGTRMADSTAMLSISDPVHMVLIKTDIFGETTLVASYFLEWRSVLGSENGVTSLTVELMGVGTESKVSVGILNVKLEMYPPLNQTLSQEVVNTQLALERQKTAEKERLFLVYAKQWWREYLQIRPSHSSRLVKIFAQDENGINRPVCSYVKPLRAGRLLDTPRQAARFVNVLGYERAPVIGGGGRQEQWCTLLAFLCRNKGDCEDHATLLCSLLLGFGLEAFVCVGTKAKGVPHAWVMTCGTDGAITFWESLTGHRYIHKPASPDEPPAAEQPKPLYPYRTIGCVFNHQMFLGNCQPSDSVEICVFDLNDESKWKPMSEEAIKSVCAPGATVSLPPFPPLCASTMDASVTSNEIEMQLRLLVSEHRKDLGLTTVWEDQLSYLLSPALASYEFERTTSISAGNEEFQDAIRRAVPDGHTFKGFPIHFVYRNARRAFATCLRSPFCEEIICCRGDQVRLAVRVRVFTYPESACAVWIMFACKYRSVL; from the exons ATGTCGCTGCCTCCGGAGAAGGCGTCCGAGCTGAAGCAGCTCATCCACCAGCAGCTGAGCAAG ATGGATGTCCATGGTAGGATAAGAGAAATCCTGGCTGAGACCATACGGGAAGAATTGGCACCTGATCAACAACAGTTATCAACGGAAGATTTGATCAAAGCCCTTAAACGCCGGGGAATCATTGATGATGTGATGAAAGaacttaattttgtttct GATAATGTTGATCAAGAACCCCCTTCATCTCCAAAACAACCTGTTTGCTTTACTGACAGACAATCAAcgttgttaaaaaaaa ATTTTCATGATGGCTTTTTACTTGAAGTCCACAGAGAAAACTTAG GCGATGGAACTAGAATGGCTGATTCAACAGCAATGTTATCAATAAGTGACCCAGTTCACATGGTGCTGATCAAAACAGACATATTTGGTGAGACCACTTTAGTAGCATCCTATTTTCTGGAATGGCGATCGGTTTTGGGCTCGGAAAATGGAGTGACCAGTCTTACTGTGGAACTTATGGGTGTAG GCACAGAATCGAAAGTTTCTGTgggaattttaaatgtaaaacttgaGATGTACCCACCACTCAATCAGACATTATCACAGGAAGTAGTGAACACACAG ctTGCTTTGGAACGTCAGAAAACTGCAGAGAAAGAGCGGTTATTTCTTGTATATGCCAAACAGTGGTGGAGAGAGTATTTGCAAATACGGCCCTCGCACAGCTCACGGCTGGTGAAGATTTTTGCACAG gatGAAAATGGGATAAACAGACCAGTCTGTTCTTACGTCAAACCACTTCGAGCTGGGAGGCTTCTGGATACTCCCAGGCAAGCGGCAAGATTTGTCAACGTCCTTGGCTATGAAAGAGCCCCTGTTATTGGAGGAGGGGGCAGACAGGAGCAGTGGTGCACTCTGCTGGCCTTTCTCTGCAGGAACAAG GGTGACTGTGAAGACCACGCCACCCTCCTGTGCAGCCTGCTCCTTGGGTTCGGGCTGGAGGCCTTCGTCTGCGTCGGGACCAAGGCAAAGGGAGTGCCCCACGCGTGGGTGATGACTTGTGGGACTGATGGAGCCATCACTTTCTGGGAGAGCTTAACAGGGCACAG GTACATCCACAAACCGGCAAGCCCTGACGAGCCTCCAGCTGCCGAGCAGCCCAAACCGCTGTACCCGTATCGGACAATTGGTTGTGTTTTCAACCATCAGATGTTTCTGGGGAATTGCCAGCCCTCTGACTCAGTAGAAATCTGTGTATTTGATTTGAATGATGAATCCAAGTGGAAACCCATGAGTGAAGAAGCCATTAAGTCTGTCTGTGCTCCAGGAGCCACAgtgtcccttcctcccttcccgcCGCTGTGCGCCTCCACAATGGATGCCTCGGTGACAAGCAATGAGATAGAGATGCAGCTGAGGCTGCTGGTGTCAGAGCACAGGAAG GATCTTGGCCTTACCACTGTCTGGGAAGACCAGCTCTCCTATCTCTTGTCACCAGCGTTGGCTTCGTATGAATTCGAGCGTACGACAAGTATCTCTGCAGGCAATGAGGAATTCCAGGACGCCATTCGGAGGGCCGTACCTGATGGGCACACCTTCAAAGGGTTCCCCATACACTTTGTGTATAGAAACGCAAGGCGTGCGTTTGCCACTTGTCTTCG GTCTCCTTTCTGTGAAGAGATAATCTGCTGCCGTGGAGACCAGGTGCGGCTGGCAGTTCGTGTTCGAGTGTTTACTTACCCTGAGTCTGCGTGTGCTGTTTGGATCATGTTTGCTTGTAAATATCGCTCAGTATTATAG
- the CEP76 gene encoding centrosomal protein of 76 kDa isoform X4, with product MSLPPEKASELKQLIHQQLSKMDVHGRIREILAETIREELAPDQQQLSTEDLIKALKRRGIIDDVMKELNFVSDNVDQEPPSSPKQPVCFTDRQSTLLKKIHRENLGDGTRMADSTAMLSISDPVHMVLIKTDIFGETTLVASYFLEWRSVLGSENGVTSLTVELMGVGTESKVSVGILNVKLEMYPPLNQTLSQEVVNTQLALERQKTAEKERLFLVYAKQWWREYLQIRPSHSSRLVKIFAQDENGINRPVCSYVKPLRAGRLLDTPRQAARFVNVLGYERAPVIGGGGRQEQWCTLLAFLCRNKGDCEDHATLLCSLLLGFGLEAFVCVGTKAKGVPHAWVMTCGTDGAITFWESLTGHRYIHKPASPDEPPAAEQPKPLYPYRTIGCVFNHQMFLGNCQPSDSVEICVFDLNDESKWKPMSEEAIKSVCAPGATVSLPPFPPLCASTMDASVTSNEIEMQLRLLVSEHRKDLGLTTVWEDQLSYLLSPALASYEFERTTSISAGNEEFQDAIRRAVPDGHTFKGFPIHFVYRNARRAFATCLRSPFCEEIICCRGDQVRLAVRVRVFTYPESACAVWIMFACKYRSVL from the exons ATGTCGCTGCCTCCGGAGAAGGCGTCCGAGCTGAAGCAGCTCATCCACCAGCAGCTGAGCAAG ATGGATGTCCATGGTAGGATAAGAGAAATCCTGGCTGAGACCATACGGGAAGAATTGGCACCTGATCAACAACAGTTATCAACGGAAGATTTGATCAAAGCCCTTAAACGCCGGGGAATCATTGATGATGTGATGAAAGaacttaattttgtttct GATAATGTTGATCAAGAACCCCCTTCATCTCCAAAACAACCTGTTTGCTTTACTGACAGACAATCAAcgttgttaaaaaaaa TCCACAGAGAAAACTTAG GCGATGGAACTAGAATGGCTGATTCAACAGCAATGTTATCAATAAGTGACCCAGTTCACATGGTGCTGATCAAAACAGACATATTTGGTGAGACCACTTTAGTAGCATCCTATTTTCTGGAATGGCGATCGGTTTTGGGCTCGGAAAATGGAGTGACCAGTCTTACTGTGGAACTTATGGGTGTAG GCACAGAATCGAAAGTTTCTGTgggaattttaaatgtaaaacttgaGATGTACCCACCACTCAATCAGACATTATCACAGGAAGTAGTGAACACACAG ctTGCTTTGGAACGTCAGAAAACTGCAGAGAAAGAGCGGTTATTTCTTGTATATGCCAAACAGTGGTGGAGAGAGTATTTGCAAATACGGCCCTCGCACAGCTCACGGCTGGTGAAGATTTTTGCACAG gatGAAAATGGGATAAACAGACCAGTCTGTTCTTACGTCAAACCACTTCGAGCTGGGAGGCTTCTGGATACTCCCAGGCAAGCGGCAAGATTTGTCAACGTCCTTGGCTATGAAAGAGCCCCTGTTATTGGAGGAGGGGGCAGACAGGAGCAGTGGTGCACTCTGCTGGCCTTTCTCTGCAGGAACAAG GGTGACTGTGAAGACCACGCCACCCTCCTGTGCAGCCTGCTCCTTGGGTTCGGGCTGGAGGCCTTCGTCTGCGTCGGGACCAAGGCAAAGGGAGTGCCCCACGCGTGGGTGATGACTTGTGGGACTGATGGAGCCATCACTTTCTGGGAGAGCTTAACAGGGCACAG GTACATCCACAAACCGGCAAGCCCTGACGAGCCTCCAGCTGCCGAGCAGCCCAAACCGCTGTACCCGTATCGGACAATTGGTTGTGTTTTCAACCATCAGATGTTTCTGGGGAATTGCCAGCCCTCTGACTCAGTAGAAATCTGTGTATTTGATTTGAATGATGAATCCAAGTGGAAACCCATGAGTGAAGAAGCCATTAAGTCTGTCTGTGCTCCAGGAGCCACAgtgtcccttcctcccttcccgcCGCTGTGCGCCTCCACAATGGATGCCTCGGTGACAAGCAATGAGATAGAGATGCAGCTGAGGCTGCTGGTGTCAGAGCACAGGAAG GATCTTGGCCTTACCACTGTCTGGGAAGACCAGCTCTCCTATCTCTTGTCACCAGCGTTGGCTTCGTATGAATTCGAGCGTACGACAAGTATCTCTGCAGGCAATGAGGAATTCCAGGACGCCATTCGGAGGGCCGTACCTGATGGGCACACCTTCAAAGGGTTCCCCATACACTTTGTGTATAGAAACGCAAGGCGTGCGTTTGCCACTTGTCTTCG GTCTCCTTTCTGTGAAGAGATAATCTGCTGCCGTGGAGACCAGGTGCGGCTGGCAGTTCGTGTTCGAGTGTTTACTTACCCTGAGTCTGCGTGTGCTGTTTGGATCATGTTTGCTTGTAAATATCGCTCAGTATTATAG
- the CEP76 gene encoding centrosomal protein of 76 kDa isoform X2: MDVHGRIREILAETIREELAPDQQQLSTEDLIKALKRRGIIDDVMKELNFVSDNVDQEPPSSPKQPVCFTDRQSTLLKKTNIDPTRRYLYLQVLGGKAFLEHLQEPEPLPGQACSTFTLCLHFRNQRFRSKPVPCACEPDFHDGFLLEVHRENLGDGTRMADSTAMLSISDPVHMVLIKTDIFGETTLVASYFLEWRSVLGSENGVTSLTVELMGVGTESKVSVGILNVKLEMYPPLNQTLSQEVVNTQLALERQKTAEKERLFLVYAKQWWREYLQIRPSHSSRLVKIFAQDENGINRPVCSYVKPLRAGRLLDTPRQAARFVNVLGYERAPVIGGGGRQEQWCTLLAFLCRNKGDCEDHATLLCSLLLGFGLEAFVCVGTKAKGVPHAWVMTCGTDGAITFWESLTGHRYIHKPASPDEPPAAEQPKPLYPYRTIGCVFNHQMFLGNCQPSDSVEICVFDLNDESKWKPMSEEAIKSVCAPGATVSLPPFPPLCASTMDASVTSNEIEMQLRLLVSEHRKDLGLTTVWEDQLSYLLSPALASYEFERTTSISAGNEEFQDAIRRAVPDGHTFKGFPIHFVYRNARRAFATCLRSPFCEEIICCRGDQVRLAVRVRVFTYPESACAVWIMFACKYRSVL; this comes from the exons ATGGATGTCCATGGTAGGATAAGAGAAATCCTGGCTGAGACCATACGGGAAGAATTGGCACCTGATCAACAACAGTTATCAACGGAAGATTTGATCAAAGCCCTTAAACGCCGGGGAATCATTGATGATGTGATGAAAGaacttaattttgtttct GATAATGTTGATCAAGAACCCCCTTCATCTCCAAAACAACCTGTTTGCTTTACTGACAGACAATCAAcgttgttaaaaaaaa CTAATATTGATCCAACACGGAGGTATCTTTACCTTCAGGTTTTGGGTGGAAAAGCTTTCTTGGAACATCTGCAGGAACCTGAGCCTTTACCAGGACAAGCTTGTTCAACGTTTACTTTATGTTTACATTTCCGAAATCAACGTTTTCGTTCTAAACCTGTTCCATGTGCCTGTGAACCAGATTTTCATGATGGCTTTTTACTTGAAGTCCACAGAGAAAACTTAG GCGATGGAACTAGAATGGCTGATTCAACAGCAATGTTATCAATAAGTGACCCAGTTCACATGGTGCTGATCAAAACAGACATATTTGGTGAGACCACTTTAGTAGCATCCTATTTTCTGGAATGGCGATCGGTTTTGGGCTCGGAAAATGGAGTGACCAGTCTTACTGTGGAACTTATGGGTGTAG GCACAGAATCGAAAGTTTCTGTgggaattttaaatgtaaaacttgaGATGTACCCACCACTCAATCAGACATTATCACAGGAAGTAGTGAACACACAG ctTGCTTTGGAACGTCAGAAAACTGCAGAGAAAGAGCGGTTATTTCTTGTATATGCCAAACAGTGGTGGAGAGAGTATTTGCAAATACGGCCCTCGCACAGCTCACGGCTGGTGAAGATTTTTGCACAG gatGAAAATGGGATAAACAGACCAGTCTGTTCTTACGTCAAACCACTTCGAGCTGGGAGGCTTCTGGATACTCCCAGGCAAGCGGCAAGATTTGTCAACGTCCTTGGCTATGAAAGAGCCCCTGTTATTGGAGGAGGGGGCAGACAGGAGCAGTGGTGCACTCTGCTGGCCTTTCTCTGCAGGAACAAG GGTGACTGTGAAGACCACGCCACCCTCCTGTGCAGCCTGCTCCTTGGGTTCGGGCTGGAGGCCTTCGTCTGCGTCGGGACCAAGGCAAAGGGAGTGCCCCACGCGTGGGTGATGACTTGTGGGACTGATGGAGCCATCACTTTCTGGGAGAGCTTAACAGGGCACAG GTACATCCACAAACCGGCAAGCCCTGACGAGCCTCCAGCTGCCGAGCAGCCCAAACCGCTGTACCCGTATCGGACAATTGGTTGTGTTTTCAACCATCAGATGTTTCTGGGGAATTGCCAGCCCTCTGACTCAGTAGAAATCTGTGTATTTGATTTGAATGATGAATCCAAGTGGAAACCCATGAGTGAAGAAGCCATTAAGTCTGTCTGTGCTCCAGGAGCCACAgtgtcccttcctcccttcccgcCGCTGTGCGCCTCCACAATGGATGCCTCGGTGACAAGCAATGAGATAGAGATGCAGCTGAGGCTGCTGGTGTCAGAGCACAGGAAG GATCTTGGCCTTACCACTGTCTGGGAAGACCAGCTCTCCTATCTCTTGTCACCAGCGTTGGCTTCGTATGAATTCGAGCGTACGACAAGTATCTCTGCAGGCAATGAGGAATTCCAGGACGCCATTCGGAGGGCCGTACCTGATGGGCACACCTTCAAAGGGTTCCCCATACACTTTGTGTATAGAAACGCAAGGCGTGCGTTTGCCACTTGTCTTCG GTCTCCTTTCTGTGAAGAGATAATCTGCTGCCGTGGAGACCAGGTGCGGCTGGCAGTTCGTGTTCGAGTGTTTACTTACCCTGAGTCTGCGTGTGCTGTTTGGATCATGTTTGCTTGTAAATATCGCTCAGTATTATAG